The region TAACTGCAGATACATTAACCGTTCCCCATGCATACTGAGCAGGGATATGCTCCGAACCTTTTGATGCCTTTTCATACTCCAGCTCAGTCATTGGCCGTAAACCTGCCCAATCGGCATAGGCTATCGCATCACTCCACCTTATATAGTTACATGCCACATTCTGCCCATCATCGCTCTCGCCGCATGTTCCATTGCCATTTAGGTCGCAGCCCCAGGTTCCTGCAGTGGTAGTAGTTGGGACAACCATACAACGTATTCCATTCCTATACTGGGGCGATTCTGTTGTTGATGCACTCGACATATACTTGCCCACCGTAACAGCACTTACCCTACTACTCTGCTGCGCAGGCTGTAAACTATTCAAAAATTCAACGTACTGCTCCTGGGTGATCTCATACTTCATACAATAAAATGCCGCATATCCCTTAGGAAAACTAGCAGGAATTGTAGTAGCACTATAATAATTCGACCACGATAAAAAACCACCAGAACTTCCACTAACTTGCTCTCCTCTAGCATTTATTGCACTTTCGCTACCAATAGTATAATAATAACTAGGTATTGTAGAATATGTTGTTGTAGAATTTGCATAGTTTCTTGTGAAAAAACCACCAGTACTACCACACCCAAGTTCAAAAGATGCCGTAGGCACATACACCATTTCAATGGCAAAGAGCTTAATGCTGGCGTTGGCGGCCTGCTCATCGTTTAGCCCATTTTGCCCGTAGTACCATTTAAGCTTTACGGTTTGCCAGTTAACCGAGCCAGCCCCCTCGGCATTACGGTAAATAAACACCCCCATCCCATTTGACCCAGAACCAACAGTTGTTGAACCAACCGAGAATGCAGGAACAACCCCATTGTTTGTACCTATGCTGTACTCCGTTTTATCGGTTGAAAGGTAGCCATGCTTCCATGCATTATTGTTACTAAACTTAAAGAAAACCCAAACGGCATCCCAGTTGGTAGCATCGCGCCAGGAATTATCCCAGGCAATATCAAAAGTTACATAGATATAGTCGTTTGTAACATCCTGCCCCGTGAGGGTAACACCCGAGGTTATTTGTACGTTGTTGGCATTAAGCAAACAAGAACTGCCAATAAGGAAAATACATGATAACAAAAATATTCTTCCTAAAGTTTTCATATTTAAGATATTATTATTTTTATTATAGATTTAATTTATAGACATATAAATAATCGACATAGGCAGCGCACTCTGCAAATGTAAATCCAATGGCATTATCACTTGATGAGAGTGTATCGCCAGAATATGAATACACAAAGGTAGAGTTGATAAAGAAGTAGTAAACGTTGTTAACCCGACGAACGGTCAAAATGTTGAAACTTGAACTTGATGTTGTAACTGCACTAGAACTAACGAGACCTGACCAGTTTGTCCAGTTATCATCAGATAGTGTTCCCGTATAGTACTTTCCAATATCTTGATATAACTCAAAATGTCTCAATTTACTAGAGTTCCCCCAAATAAAACCTATAAAAGAACTTCCCGAGTTATATGTTGTTGCCTGTTTTAATTTAACTGAGATTTCGAAATTACCTGTTGGATCAAAATTAGAAAAATTGCCATAAGTACTATACAAATAACCAGTTACATTGTGTTTTAAATAGTAATAACCAGAAGCAACATTCATCTCTAATGATGATGATGAAGTAATAGTCCATGAATTTGAATTACTTGTAAAATCATCCAAGAATACAGAACTCCGTTGTGATGACGTAATACTATTAAAAACGGAATAGTCAACAGGAGCAGAGGTAGTAAATGACAACACACTACCGTATGCCGTTCCGCAAGAATTTGTGGCAAACGCCCTAACATAGTATTTCGTGTTCGGTGTTAAACCTGTAATAGTAAAATATAATGTATTCGAACTATAACCAGTATAAATACGACTTCCTGAAATGTCAGGATTACCAGTGGTATTAAAGCATATTCCATAAGATGAAATTGTAGCACCGCCATCGCTAATAACGTTTAAACCACAAACAACCGATGTAGAGGCTATACTCGAAGGCGTTAATGTTGTAATTGAAGGTATTGACACTGTAGAAGCAGTAAAACTTTTTTCATCGCCATAAACAATTCCCATACTATTAATAGCATAAGCCCTCACATAATAAGTTGTACCAGGTGTTAGCCCGGTAATACTACTAGTAAAACTTCCACTTCCAGTTCCATCGGAGGTATGGCTATCGGCAATGGTTGGATTTGAACTAGTACTCCAGCATACACCACGGGCAGTAATGGTTAATCCACCATCGCTTGTTATAACACCACCACTGGTTGCTGTTGTGGTTTTTATATTGGTAACTGCCGCTGTGGTAAGAACAGGAATTCCATTGGTTGTTGTAAAACTCTTTATATCCCCATAAACAGTACCAATACTATTGGTAGCATAGGCTCTTACATAGTATGTGGTACTAAGAGTTAAACCGGTAATACTACTAGTAAAACTCCCACTTCCAGTTCCATTTGTGGTATGATTGTCCAAAATAGTAGGGCTGGAACTTGTACTCCAACAAACGCCACGGGTAGTAATTGCTGCACCGCCATCGCTGGTTATATTTCCTCCCGCTACCGCTGTTGTAGTTGATATATTAGTTACCGAAGCTGTTGAAAGAGTAGCCACTCCATCTGTAGTGGTAAAACTTTGTAAATCGCCGTACACTGTACCGAGCGTGTTTGTTGCGTAGGCTCGTACGTAGTATGTTGTACTAAGGCTAAGTCCTGTAATACTGCTCGAGAAACTTCCAGTACCGGCACCATCGGAGGTATGGTCACCTTCAATGGTAGGGTTAGTACCTGTGCTCCAGCACACTCCTCTAGCGGTTACAGGAGCTCCCCCATCGCTCGTTATGTTACCACCACTTGTGGCTGTAGCAATTGTAATATTCGCCACAGGCGTTGTGGCAAGTGTTGGAATACCGCACTTTTGAGTTATTATGATAGCTTTACTAAAAGCATCGCCCGTAAACGAAATTGTTGCCACCCGGCTAGTACCAGTGGAATTGCTATCCACCGCTATACTCAACAACTGCTTATACCCCATGGGTAATGCTGTAATGCTTGGCCTTGCCCATGCCTGATCGGAAACAACAGTTAATGGCGTATTATTAATTACCGATGCACTGATTATGCTTTGTCCATAGCTAACCCCCTTTTCCATAGGAACAATAAAGGCAGAAGGAGCAATCGTAATCTTCGCAACATCTCCATACTGAACTCTGCCTAGCTCCTTTATATAGCTGCAATAGTTGTAAGTACCTGCTGGTAAACAGGTATCCTTCAATTGGTATTCTCCTAATTTAGAAGCGACACCCGCATATAGTAAATTATCGTTTATTGTAGGGATTTCACTTGTGGAATAGCAAATACCGTATTCTGCAACGCCCTTCTCTCCGGCCTGTATTATTTCTCCTTTAAGCGAAACAATAAGTGAATCGTTAGAGCTGCTGCTAGTTGCACTAAACCAAAGATCTGTATCCTTACTACAATTAGTTAGAACAAACAAACCACCGATTATTCCTATAATAAATACACCAAGTATTCTTGCATTTTTTGTCATTGCTGTAATATAATTGAATATGCATATCCGCTAATGTACCAAAATAATTATCTTTACAAAAACACTTGAGATGAATTTTATCGATTTTGTAAAGAAATATCCAGATGAAGCCAGCTGCATAAGACACTTTCGAACCGTTAAGGAGCGAAAAGGAGTCGTCTGCAAGAAGTGTGGCAATACGCATCATTACTGGAACAAAACCTACAATTCGCACGATTGCAGCAGCTGTGGATACAGAACCACCTTACGAAGCGGCACCGTTATGGAGTCATCGAAGCTACCTTTTCAGTACTGGTTGTACGCCATTTACCTGATGACCATGACCAAAAAAGGGATCTCTGCTGCTGAGGTTCAGCGGCAGCTTGGCCATAAGCGCTACGAACCGATTTGGGCCATGATGCACAAGATCAGATCGGTCATGGGATTGCGCGATGAGCGGTATGAATTGGAGGGCGTTGTCGAGCTGGACGATGCCTTTTTCAGAACCCATGCAGAGGACGAAAATGACGAGCTGACCAAAAGAGGAAGAGGCAGTCAGCGGCAAAGCAAAGTTCTAGTTATGGCCAAAGTTGATCCCAGGCGGGGGCGACCTCGCAGGAACAAAAAGCCATCAGCATTCCGATACGTAAAGATGGTTGTCATTCCGGACTCTTCGTCGAAAACGATGAACAAAGTAGTCTCAGCGAGCACCAGCTCTTCATCGGTGATTAAGAGTGATGGCTGGCGTGGTTTTAACAAAATCAAAGAGATAAGCTCCAGACATATCAAAAAGATAGTACCACCCGAGGAGGCTTCAAGAGTACTCCCATGGGTGCATACCATGATTAGCAATGCAAAGAGAAACTTCTTAGGAGTCAATCACAAAATAAAAGACGTGTACCTGCAAAACTATCTGGACGAGTTTTGTTATAAAACCAATCGAAGATATTTTGGCAAAGAGTTGTTTGAACGACTTATGGTTGCTGCTGTAGAAGATACTTGGTATGGTAAAATAAGGTATAATTGCGGATAATCATATAATTGAATATTATAAACCAAAATAGTATTAGTATTCAACAAGAATACTGCTCTCATCACCCCAGAATTGTGGAGTTTGCCCTCCAGAAGAAATTTTCACAGAGGTTTCTTCAACATTTTTGATGACGAAATCCCTCATCTCGCCAAGAGTAATCTTATGATCATTATTTATATCGGCATATCCCAAAAGCCCTTTACAGAAAAAATATGTAAAAAGTCCTGACTTAGATTGGTCAAATCCTAACGAGGTTTGACTATCTGAACTAGAATTTATAAGGGTAAAGTTTTTATAGTCATAATAGTTATTTACTGTTTCTACGAAAACTCCTTTAGTCCCTGACATATTCTTTACTCCAACTGACTCTGTAGAACGGCTACTTCCACTAAAACAGGCATCTAATATTACAGTAACACTTTTTGCTCCTAGTGCATTTAAGTCTGCATAGAATTGATTTTTTTCATATCCAAAATCTTCCACTCCTTCAACAACACCATCATTAGGAAAGAGATACACTTTTTTCCCATCTTTATCAGGCATACCGTGTCCTGAATAAAATACAAACACATCAGTCTCATTTGGAATAATTGCTTTTTTTAAATCGCCCCATCTAGGATTGAATAATTTTTTTAAATTACTACTGGAAACTTCTTCATTTAATTTTATATAAACCTCACTAATTCCAAACCGTTTTTTAAAATACTCTTCCATAAGTGATGCATCGTTTTCGGCATATGGGGCATCTGGAATATTATTCTGATATTTTTCAATGCCAATAACAACCGCAACAGAATTGCGTCTTTCCATTTTACCTTCACCAACGTCATTAATATCAACCATTTCACCAAAATTTGCTTTCAATGAATTTTTCTTAGTATATTCAATCTTAGCTTTATTGTGCTCATAATCACTAAAATCGCTTTCAACAATAAAAGTTTTGGCTTTACTTGGTTTTTGATTAATTGCAATTGGTAACTGTCTGTTCGAAAAACTTCCCTTGCCAATTTTTTCATTAATAGAAAGATATATTGGAAGGGTGTCTTTTACAGTAGCCACTTTGTTAAGCACCAAGTAAAAGTCTATCTCTTTTATGTCTCCAGATGCGATAGTTCCTATATTATCTGAAATAGTAGTTGATGGATCATCATTGTTTTTTAACAATTTAATACCATCAATGGGTGTATATACTCTATAGCTGGTTGATGATGCTTCGGTTAGTCCTACATTCTGTATTTCCAATTTAATTTTAACTTTTTCACCAAGTTGCAATTTTCCATCAGGCTGATTCCTTGCAAATGCATTTTCATCGTTATCAATTACTTCAAGACTTCTTATCTCAATCTTAGGTGGATTGTATGCTAATGTTTGCAATGATAAGAATGCCGTATCCATATCAAATCCTCCTTTTTCAAGAACTTGAATTTTAAGTCGATGTTTTGCTGTTTTAACATCAATTCCAGCTTTAATAGGAACCTCTATTAACTTGCTTTTTCCGTTTGGAATAGTCCCAGCATAAACTGTAGAAAACTTTAATGCAGAGTCTGGTTTATCATCAGTAATTACAACTTTTAAATCATTAGCATAACCAGTACCTTTATTAAACAATGTGATTTTTAATTTAGAATTTTCATTAGCATCAAGAATACCATTATTATTATCATCCTGATAAGTAATATCGGGTACTAAATCAGCAGGATTAGTCCCCATATTTAACTTGCCCAACATCTCAATGGCTTTTTCATCATCGGGTTTCATCTTTAATGCCTGTTCATAAAAGAACTTTGCTTGCTTTTTATCATTTGATTTGTAACAGTTATTGGCTTTTTCCATTGCTGCATAATAAAAATCCATATTTACTAAACGCAATGTGGTTGAAGCAGCAACATCATTCGGTTTATATCCTAAGGCTTTCTCGTAATATTCTTTAGCTCTTTCAAGATTTTTCTGACTATAATAATTATTAGCTTTTTCCATGGCAATATCATAATACGAACGGGTATCAATCTCAACCTGCTGTTTTTCCACCTTAACACTCTTTCGTTTGTTTGGAATATAAGCATAGCCATCTAAATCAACGGCATTTTTACGAGCCTTATGGTTCTTCGACAAAATTGAGGCAAGATCAATCGTCCAAACGGCTGCTGCCGCGCCAAAGCAAGCATAGCTGGCATATAAACTCTTATTATAACTATCCAAATTTTTATCTAGTTGAATTCGATTTGGACTCTCCTTATATTTATCGTATCGGGTTAATGAAGTGGCATAGAAATATGATCCAGCAGCAATAAGTCCCCATCCTACCAAACCTTTTACCCAGGTATTCTGCGAGGGCCTAACATTCTTTCCTCCTAAGCCTGGCCAAAGGATGGAAAGACCAACATTTTTTAATGGAGTATGCCTCTCCAGCGGACAAACCTGTGCCTTGGCATTCAAAACCTGATTAAAATCGTTTATCGATTCTTTTCTAAAATCCCATGCCACTATCTTCTGCTGGCTATTGTTTCCAAGATGTACTCGCAATTGCTGCTTCTGAGGCTTAAACGTTTTACCCGCTCCCGAAAACTCTAGATCTGCATTAAAATTAGAATCTTTAATTCCAGAAATAGCGGTATTAATAGTTCCTCTTGTCCTATCATAATACACTGAATCAATTGTTACATTCTGAGCATTTGCACATAGAAATGTAAAAAACACTACAATGAAAGGTAAAGGTTTTATTAAAAGGATTTTTCCCATTTTACTTGAATTTATATTGATTTACGAATTATAAACGACTTATAAACAACCTTCCGCTGATCTGGCATTATTGAATATATCCATGAAAATATTTTTTCAGCATCGGTTAATTTTACAACATCCCCAGCAGTATTGTCATAAGGTATATTTTCCTTAGTGAAAACAAAAATCAGACGATTGGTCTCCTCCGTATCATTCGTCACTTTTAATCGGTAATTAATGCGACCTTTAGCTAATGGGAACGAGTACTGCATGTCGTGTTCAAAAATCTGAGACTTCTCAATAACATTTGGAAACAACAATGAAGCATCATTATCCGTAATATTAAAAACCGTAAGATAGCAGTCTTTTGTAGGCGTAAAGGAGAATGACATTAGATCACCATTGTCATACGAACTTCTTAAATTATCAATATCAATTTGAGCATTAAAACTAGGATCAGTTCTTGTTCCGTACTTTATTACCTCGGCATTAATTGTTACTTGGTATACAAACTGTTTTGTTTCTGGATCTATTTGCTTAATCTCATTGATTATTTCAACATACCTAACAGCACCATATATTTCTGATTGAATATTAGATAAAAAAGACTGGGTTAAATTATTATTTACTTCACTATTATATAGCATTTGATGAGAATCAATATATTCATCAATACCAGCCACTCTTAAAGCCTCTTTTTTGGCTTCATCAATAGCCATCTGCCTAGCCTGAATTTCACTAATATTCCCCGAAATATAGGCAGCTCCTTTAATATTCTTTACGGGAACCGTTTCCTGCGCAAAACCTATAACCGTTATTAATAAAAACATTATAGTTAAAACTCGCTTTAAGATAAATAGAACATAATGAGTAACCTTTATTTCCATAACTATTTCCCTCAAAAAATCAATTAGTAAATTTTATTTAAAAATATCGAACAGAAATAAATCTTACAACTCAGCGAAGTCTTCAAAATCACTGAATGACAACTATTGGGTTCTGAACCTCAAAAATTTGTGACTGAGCGGCCAAAATTCGTGACTGGGGATTTTGTGAATTGACGCTTCCATGTCCTGCGGACAACGGATGGTCAGGCAAAAAAAAAACGAAGCCTTTCGGGCTTCGCTTAACTCCTAAATACAGGATCAATTCAGTTACGGCGTGGGTTTCGAATCTTAACCATCTGTACATGACCACAGGTTGCACACTGTACCGAGGCAACCTCGGTTACCCCTTGGGTAAGGCTTAAAGTATGCTTTTCCGATTCTACATCTCCACATTTCTCGCACCTCACCCTGTAGGTAATAGAGTGGAAAGGGTGTTCCAGAAGGCTTCCGCCCTGAATTGTTACTACGTCTATATCGTTAATAGTTTCCATAATGTAAACAGATTGGTCAATAATAGCTTTACACACTTAGCGCCTGCAAAAGCACTTACATAAAGGTAAAGGCTACTGATCATAACTGCAACACTCCACCAACCCAAAGGTTACCGAATTAGCCAGAAATAGAGCTGAACTACTAAAAATTGGTTCTGAACAACCAAAAATCGTTACTGGAGGTTTCCTCCCTTTTTACATTAAGTTGAAACGCTCCTGCAATTGACCAACAAAGCTGTTACTGGCCACCAGTCCTTTCGCTCTGTCGAACGGGGGATAAAGAATGCACTCCTTTCCCTTGACCATGGATAGGTACGATATATTGATTATTTGATCGCGGTTAATCCGCATGAATGAATTGGAGTACTTTAGTATATCGCAAGCGGTTGTGCTTTTTTTCAGCTGAATTTCGGTTAAATCCGATAGTGCTGCCACCCATCGCTTCTTATCGTTTAGGTAGTAGAAGTACCCCACCTGATTGAGGTTAAGCATTCGGAACCCATCAATGGTGGTTATCATCAATGTTGTTTGCCCCGAAAACGTCCGGGCAAACTCATCGCTAAACGGAATGGCTTGCTTTTCCTGACTGTGTACGCTGATAAACCGCTCCATCACTTGGTTCAGTTCATCGTTATCGAATGGTTTTAAAATATAGTCGAAAGCCGACTCGCGGAGCGCATCGAGCAGGTACTTATCGTAAGCTGTACAAAACACCACCTGCATGGGCCAACTGATTGTAGTATTTAACTCCCGTAGCAAGTCCAGCCCAGTTGTATCGGGCAGCTCTATATCCAAGAACACAAGGGCTGGCTTATGCTTAAGAATTAACTCTTTACCCGTCGTGGCGGTTTGGGCAGTTCCGGCAACACATACCTCGTGATAAGCGGTAAGCGAATTGAGTAGATGGCTAATGCACAGGGGATCGTCATCAATAATAACTGTATCAATCATAGTAAGCAGCTGTAAGGTTTTATATGGGATGATTTATATTTGATACGAATAATTTTTCGGGATATATATCGAGACTTTTGTTCCATTAGCAGAATTATCGGCTGCTGAAATGGAAAACTCTATTTTCTGTTCGTTTTGGGCATTCAAAAGTTCTATGGTTTGATATATCACCTTAAGGCCAGTGCCCGTTCCCTTGCGCTCCACCGGCGCTCTATTGAATCCAACACCATTATCGGTAATGGAGATTGCAACGCCGTATTCCATACCAGCAACAGCAACACGCAATTCCTTCTGTCCATCCATACCCCGCAACGCATGCTTGATGGCATTCTCCACAGGAATTTGAACTATCATGGATGGGAGCATAAACCCATCGCAATCAATTCTCTCATCTACCTCCCATTGCAGAACAAAATCATCGCCAAGGCTATTCCTTTCAATATTGATGTAGGTTTTTACAAAATCCAACTCCTTGCTTAGCGGAACGCAAAGACTCTCCGTAACCTCTAGGCTATGGCGTAAAAGTTTAACCAACCCTCTTAATTCAGATCTTTCCGCCTCATTCTTCTCCGAGATTATTTCGTGATTAAGCACATTGAATACAAAGTGGGGCGATATCCGGCTCCGCACGCTCTCCATCCTCAATTTCGATATCTGGTTTAGATGCTTTAACCGAAGAAGGTCGTTCTTTTTCCTTAGGTATAGGAATGTAAAAGTCCCTATCAATAAAAACACCACAAAAACCGATATCCAGAAATACTTGGTTAATCGCAAATTTTCCAAATCGGTCTGCTGCTCCTGAATAAGCAAGTTCTTACGAAGCAATAAGGTATCCTGCTTGTAGCGCATATCCAACTCAGCCACACGCCCCTTTACCCGCTCCGATCGAATAGAATCATCAATTTGCACATTGCGCAGCAGGTAATCGTAGGCTTGCCTATATTTTGCCACATTGTAGCAATATTGCTGCATGAGTTTATTTCGGAGGGCAATAAACTGCGGATCAATACCATCGGTTTTGCTGTATTGAAGAATCCATTGCTCTGCAAGCTTTGGGTTGCCTTGTTTTAGAGCCAACTCTGCATTTACGGTGGCTAAATAGTAAAGGAAAGGGTAATGATTGATGGATTTGAAATAGCTATAGCTATTATTGAGATAGTAGTATGCCGAATCGAACTGATTAAGTTTACAGAGTATATCGCCAAGATTTCCCTCGCATAACGCGATATGAAACTTGTAGCCATGCGGAAGAACCAATTCCCGTGCCCTCTGGAACCAGGGTAGCGCTGCATCGTACTCCCCCTTATAGTAATAGTAGTTCCCACGATTGTTGCAGAATGTAAATTTCTCGCTCAACGTTCTATTCTCCAATCCCTTTTCAGCCTGTCGGAAATACCTATCGGATAAATCGTACTCCGCAATGCCAAAATATGCCTGCCCCAGTCCAAAATATATTGGAAATGCAAGTTGATCAACAATTTTTAAAGAATCACTAACCTGCAAAGCCCGTCTATAGTAATAAACACTACTTACATAATCACTTTTCTGAGTATATACATCCGCAATGTTGATATAGAGGTTTGCTATTTGAGAAGGTTTTGAGGAATAGCAAGCTTGCTCAATTGCTCTCTTATAGCATACAATTGAAGAATCAATATTCCGCATTTCACTATTGTATACTCCCAAATAATTATAACCTTCACATAGAAGTGAGTTTACAGGGGGACTTTTAACCTCTTTATTACAAAACTGGATCAAACGCTTAGCCATAATACATCCAGAATCGTAGTCGCCTACTCTCATGTAACTGGATATCAAAGCGGAGTATATTTGATAGTAGCTCAAACTATCGACGGTAAAATGTATGGCTTTACGCCATTGCTCCCTAGCAAAATAAGGATTTGCTTCCAACGAATCATCTCCAAGATTTACCAGAGAATCAACAACATTATCACTTTCTGATCTATTAGTGACGGAACTTTTGCAGGCGAAAAGAAGTAGAGGAAACAGTATTGCTAAAAAAAAACTATTTCGAACACTAAAAAAAACAACTCGGGTTTTCATAGAACTATTAGAAAGACAAATTATTATGGTAATTATTCCAGTTAACGTTTTGTTATATAAAGTTAAATATTTTTTTAAAATTGATAACACCCCGCTCTATTTTATTCTAAATTGTTAGCAATATTTTAAAACAGTTAAAAGAATATCATTACAGCACAAAAAAGGCTAGTCGGTAATGACTAGCCTTTACTACAATATTGTGATAATCCTACTTTGCCAAGTGAAATGGTGGTTTAACAACCTTTGCCTTAAGTTTTTTATCGCGAATGCCGATATAGATTTCAGTTCCCTCTTTCCAGAATCCTTTCTTGAGGTATCCCATACCAATACCCTGCTTGCTCATTGGTGACATAGTGCCCGAGGTAACTTCGCCAATCTCATTACCCTGTGCATCGTAGATAAGATAATGCTGACGGGGAACTCCACGATCAAGCATAATAAAGCCTTTTAGCATCTTTTGGGTACCTTCGGTTTTGTGTTTCTCCCAAATATCGCGGTTGATGAAGTTTTTACCATCAACAAATTTGGTAATCCATCCTAAACCAGCTTCGATTGACGATACCTCGTCGTTCATATCGTTACCATAAAGGCAGAATCCCATCTCGAGGCGAAGAGTATCGCGAGCACCAAGACCAATTGGTTTAATGCCAAACTCCTTGCCAGCCTCAAATACAGCGTGCCATAATTTATCAGCATCCTCGTTTGCACAGTAAATTTCGCATCCACCAGCACCGGTATAACCAGTTGTTGCAAAAATCACCTCTTTAATACCAGCAAAAGGAATCTTCTTAAAAGTATAGTACTCCATATCCTCTACCGAAGCGGAGGTAAGCTTTTGCATTGCTTTAAGAGCAAGTGGACCTTGAATAGCAAGCTGAGCAATTTCGTTAGAAGCGTTATAAAGTTCTTTACCAACAGTTAAACCAAATTTTGGAGCATGTTCGCAAAGCCATTTCCAATCTTTCTCAATGTTCGAAGCATTAACAACAAGAAGGTAAGTTTGGCTATCAACCCTATAAACTAGTAAATCGTCAACAA is a window of Tenuifilaceae bacterium CYCD DNA encoding:
- the gcvT gene encoding aminomethyltransferase, translated to MKNTAFTKFHIELGAKMAEFAGYNMPIEYSGINDEHITVREKLGVFDVSHMGEIWVKGPKALDFIQYVTSNDASVLFDGKVQYSCFPNGRGGIVDDLLVYRVDSQTYLLVVNASNIEKDWKWLCEHAPKFGLTVGKELYNASNEIAQLAIQGPLALKAMQKLTSASVEDMEYYTFKKIPFAGIKEVIFATTGYTGAGGCEIYCANEDADKLWHAVFEAGKEFGIKPIGLGARDTLRLEMGFCLYGNDMNDEVSSIEAGLGWITKFVDGKNFINRDIWEKHKTEGTQKMLKGFIMLDRGVPRQHYLIYDAQGNEIGEVTSGTMSPMSKQGIGMGYLKKGFWKEGTEIYIGIRDKKLKAKVVKPPFHLAK
- a CDS encoding sensor histidine kinase, with the protein product MRVGDYDSGCIMAKRLIQFCNKEVKSPPVNSLLCEGYNYLGVYNSEMRNIDSSIVCYKRAIEQACYSSKPSQIANLYINIADVYTQKSDYVSSVYYYRRALQVSDSLKIVDQLAFPIYFGLGQAYFGIAEYDLSDRYFRQAEKGLENRTLSEKFTFCNNRGNYYYYKGEYDAALPWFQRARELVLPHGYKFHIALCEGNLGDILCKLNQFDSAYYYLNNSYSYFKSINHYPFLYYLATVNAELALKQGNPKLAEQWILQYSKTDGIDPQFIALRNKLMQQYCYNVAKYRQAYDYLLRNVQIDDSIRSERVKGRVAELDMRYKQDTLLLRKNLLIQEQQTDLENLRLTKYFWISVFVVFLLIGTFTFLYLRKKNDLLRLKHLNQISKLRMESVRSRISPHFVFNVLNHEIISEKNEAERSELRGLVKLLRHSLEVTESLCVPLSKELDFVKTYINIERNSLGDDFVLQWEVDERIDCDGFMLPSMIVQIPVENAIKHALRGMDGQKELRVAVAGMEYGVAISITDNGVGFNRAPVERKGTGTGLKVIYQTIELLNAQNEQKIEFSISAADNSANGTKVSIYIPKNYSYQI
- a CDS encoding DNA-binding response regulator, which codes for MIDTVIIDDDPLCISHLLNSLTAYHEVCVAGTAQTATTGKELILKHKPALVFLDIELPDTTGLDLLRELNTTISWPMQVVFCTAYDKYLLDALRESAFDYILKPFDNDELNQVMERFISVHSQEKQAIPFSDEFARTFSGQTTLMITTIDGFRMLNLNQVGYFYYLNDKKRWVAALSDLTEIQLKKSTTACDILKYSNSFMRINRDQIINISYLSMVKGKECILYPPFDRAKGLVASNSFVGQLQERFNLM